The DNA region GACCTGACGACGCACGCGGTGATCATCGGCATGACCGGCAGCGGCAAGACCGGCCTGGGCCTGGACCTGATCGAGGAAGCCCTGATGGACGGCGTGCCGGTGCTGGCGGTCGATCCGAAGGGTGACCTGGCGAACCTGCTGCTGACCTTCCCGGACCTGCGCCCGGAGGACTTCCGCCCGTGGGTGGACGACGCCGAGGCCACGCGGGCGGGCGTGTCGCCGGACGAGCTGGCGGCGCAGAAGGCGGAATTGTGGCGCAGGGGCCTCGCGGACTGGGACCAGAGCGGCGAGCGCATCCGCACACTGCGCGAGAAGGCGGACTTCGCCATCTACACGCCCGGGGGCAGCGCGGGCCTGCCGGTCAGCGTCCTCAAGGGCTTCGACGCCCCGCCGCCCGAGATCATGGACGACACCGACGCCCTGCGCGAGCGCGTGCAGGGCACCGTGACGGGTCTGCTGGGCCTGCTCGGCATTGACGCCGACCCGATGCGTTCACGCGAGCACGTGCTGCTCTCGAACCTGCTGAGCAGCGCGTGGGCCGACGGGAAGTCGCTGGACATGGGCGGCCTGATCGCCGGGATCCAGTCGCCGCCGTTCGGGCAGATCGGCGTGATGCCGGTGGATTCCTTCTACCCGCCCAAGGACCGTTTCGAGCTGGCGATGAGCCTGAACAACCTGCTGGCGTCGCCGGGCTTCCAGGCGTGGACACAGGGCGAGCCGCTGGACGTGGGCCGCTTCCTGTTCACGCCGGCGGGGAAACCGCGCGTGTCGATCATGAGCATCGCGCACCTGAACGACTCCGAGCGGATGTTCTTCGTGTCGATGCTGCTGAACGCCGTGCTGGCGTGGATGCGCACGCAGTCGGGCACCAGCTCCCTGCGGGCGATGCTGTACATGGACGAGATCGCGGGCTTCTTCCCCCCGAACGGCAACCCGCCCAGCAAGCCGCCCATGCTGACACTGCTCAAGCAGGCGCGCGCCTTCGGCCTGGGCGTGACGCTCGCCACGCAGAACCCCGTGGACCTGGACTACAAGGGCCTGAGCAACACCGGCACGTGGATGATCGGCCGCCTCCAGACCGAGAACGACAAGGCCCGCGTGCTGGAAGCCCTCCAGGGCGCCACCGCAGGTCAGAACGCCCTGAGCCGGGCGCAGCTGGACACGATGCTCTCCGGCCTGGGCAAGCGCGTGTTCCTGATGCACAACGTCCATGAGGGCCACCCCGTGCTGTTCACCACCCGCTGGACCATGAGTTATCTCGCCGGGCCGATCACGGGCACGCAGATCCGCCGGCTGATGCAGGGCCGGAAAGAGGCTGGAGGCGACAGGCCGAAGGCTGAAGGCCAGACTGCGGCTTCGCCCTCGGCGCTCGGCGCTCCGCCCTCCGCTTCCGCGAAGCCGGTCGTGCCCCCCGGCATCACCGAGGTCTACGTCCCGACGTCGCAGTCGGGCGTGCAGTACCACGCGCAGCTGCTGGCGGTGGCGCAGGTGCGCTACGCGTCCACGAAGTACCGGGTGGACGTGGCGGGCACGTTGCCGCTGGTGGCCGACGTGACCGACGGCCCGATTCCCGTGGACTGGGACGGCGCGGCCGAGCTGCACGTCGATCCGAACGCGCTGGAGAAGGAGGGTGCGCCGGGCGCGACGTACTCGGACGTGCCCGCGCCGCTGCTGAACCCGAAGAACCACGCGAAGTGGGCGAAGGAGGCGGCGAAGTACGTGGCGGCCAGCAAGCCCCTGACGCTGTGGCAGGAGCCCGGCAGCGGCCTGCTGAGCGCGCCCGGCGAGGCCGAGGGAGACTTCCGCGCCCGTGCCAGCCTCGCCGGGCGCGAGGCGCGCGACGCGGCGGTGCAGAAGCTGCGCGCGAAGTACGCGAGCAAGGTCGCCACCCTGCAAGACCGGCTGGAACGCGCGCAGCTGCGGGTGCAGCAGCAGCAGGCGCAGGCGCAGCAGGCCCAGCTCCAGACGGCCCTGAACGTCGGGGTGGGCGTGCTGGGGGCGCTGTTCGGCGGCGGGCGCCGCACCACGGCCATCCGCAGCGGCGTGTCGGGCGTGGGCCGTTCCATGCGCGAGGGCCAGGATGTGCAGGCCGCCCAGACAGAACTGAACCAGGTGGCGCAGCAGCTCCAGGACGTGCAGAACCAGGTGCAGGCCGAGGTGGACGCCCTGACGCTGGGCGCCGGCGGCGATCTGGCGAAGCTCGACGTGAAGGCCAAGAGCACCGACGTGACGGTCCCCCTGGTGGCCCTGGCGTGGCTGCCGTACACCCGCTCGGCGAACGGCGCGCTCACGCCGGCGTGGGACGGGGCGGAGGGATAAAAAAATCCGCCCTTCCGGGCGGTGATGCAAGCAATATAGCGCGGTATGCATGCCGGGTCAAGCTATGCACGCGGATGCCCGTGCCGTCAGGGCGTGGCGAAGACCTGCGTCCAGTAGCGGGTGTAGGGGCTGCCGGGGCGGTTCACGTACGCCAGGCCGATCAGGGTGAAGTCGCCCATGATGTTGTGGCAGTGGCCGGGGCTGCGCAGCCAGCCGTCCACGACCTGCGCGGGCGTCTCGTGCCCGGCGGCGATGTTCTCGCCCACCAGGCTGGGCTGCATGCCGGCGGCCTGGACGCGGCGCATCGGCGTGCTGCCGTCCAGGCCGCTCACGTGGTCGAAGTATCCGGCCAGCGCCATGCCCGCCGACTGCGCGAGCGCCGCGACGTCCAGCGTGGCGTTCTGCTTCAGCGGCGGCAGGGCCGGCCCGCCCTCTTTCAGGGTGGCGCAGTTCCAGCCGTGCGTGCGGGCGACGTTGGTGAGGCGCAGCACCTCGTTCTCGTACACCAGGCTGCCGGTGAAGGGTGCGGCGATGAAGGTCAGGGCGCGTTCCTGCACCCGGCCGTCCTGCGTGACGCCGGCCGACACGGCGCGGTGCGGGCCGTCACTCAGGCGCACGGGGCGGTCGGTGACGGGCTGACTGTCGAGCTGCAGTTTCGGCGTGGTGGGCGAGTAGTACACGCTGTCGACCGTGCTCAGGCGCACCTGCCCCTGCCCGAGCAGGACCGTGAGTTCGCTGCGCTCCGGCCCGCCGGACTGCACGTCGATGGTGCCCTGTGCGCGGCTCACCAGCCGGCCCTGGGCGTCCAGCAGCCGGGCCTGCATGGTGTACACGCCGCTGCGGTAGTACGTGTGCTGCACCTGCGTTCCGCTGGCACTGGCTCCGTCCCCGAAGGTCCACTCGATGCGGTAGGTGGGCTGCGCGCTGGCGTGGAACGTGACCAGCAGCGGCGCGCGGCCCTCGGAACTGGAGGT from Deinococcus metalli includes:
- a CDS encoding ATP-binding protein; translation: MPDYEKLGAFYLGKVVDPATNTATDELLLYDSTDLTTHAVIIGMTGSGKTGLGLDLIEEALMDGVPVLAVDPKGDLANLLLTFPDLRPEDFRPWVDDAEATRAGVSPDELAAQKAELWRRGLADWDQSGERIRTLREKADFAIYTPGGSAGLPVSVLKGFDAPPPEIMDDTDALRERVQGTVTGLLGLLGIDADPMRSREHVLLSNLLSSAWADGKSLDMGGLIAGIQSPPFGQIGVMPVDSFYPPKDRFELAMSLNNLLASPGFQAWTQGEPLDVGRFLFTPAGKPRVSIMSIAHLNDSERMFFVSMLLNAVLAWMRTQSGTSSLRAMLYMDEIAGFFPPNGNPPSKPPMLTLLKQARAFGLGVTLATQNPVDLDYKGLSNTGTWMIGRLQTENDKARVLEALQGATAGQNALSRAQLDTMLSGLGKRVFLMHNVHEGHPVLFTTRWTMSYLAGPITGTQIRRLMQGRKEAGGDRPKAEGQTAASPSALGAPPSASAKPVVPPGITEVYVPTSQSGVQYHAQLLAVAQVRYASTKYRVDVAGTLPLVADVTDGPIPVDWDGAAELHVDPNALEKEGAPGATYSDVPAPLLNPKNHAKWAKEAAKYVAASKPLTLWQEPGSGLLSAPGEAEGDFRARASLAGREARDAAVQKLRAKYASKVATLQDRLERAQLRVQQQQAQAQQAQLQTALNVGVGVLGALFGGGRRTTAIRSGVSGVGRSMREGQDVQAAQTELNQVAQQLQDVQNQVQAEVDALTLGAGGDLAKLDVKAKSTDVTVPLVALAWLPYTRSANGALTPAWDGAEG
- a CDS encoding CAP domain-containing protein, whose amino-acid sequence is MRSSVRHSVSTLLRLLVTGTLACAGSSSWNGAHGQAADPAFKVGYTSSSEGRAPLLVTFHASAQPTYRIEWTFGDGASASGTQVQHTYYRSGVYTMQARLLDAQGRLVSRAQGTIDVQSGGPERSELTVLLGQGQVRLSTVDSVYYSPTTPKLQLDSQPVTDRPVRLSDGPHRAVSAGVTQDGRVQERALTFIAAPFTGSLVYENEVLRLTNVARTHGWNCATLKEGGPALPPLKQNATLDVAALAQSAGMALAGYFDHVSGLDGSTPMRRVQAAGMQPSLVGENIAAGHETPAQVVDGWLRSPGHCHNIMGDFTLIGLAYVNRPGSPYTRYWTQVFATP